A window of Cryptomeria japonica chromosome 3, Sugi_1.0, whole genome shotgun sequence contains these coding sequences:
- the LOC131045642 gene encoding peroxidase 4, with amino-acid sequence MIQEVDELIQALIIEMASAMLLKISLACFAIVFLSSTSVYAQLSANFYAKSCPQLLSTVKAAVKKAVANEKRMGASLLRLHFHDCFVNGCDGSILLDDSSSLTGEKTAVPNLNSVRGFDVIDNIKSQVEKVCSGVVSCADILTIAARDSVVELGGPSWTVPLGRRDSRTASKRGANNNIPPPTSSLSNLISKFQAQGLSTKEMVALAGGHTIGQARCTSFRAHIYNDSNIVKTYATSLQAKCPRSGSDNNLSPLDLQTPTVFENNYYKNLQNQKGLLHSDQQLFNGGSTDSQVKTYSSNQNAFFNDFAAAMVKMGNIKPLTGSSGEIRKNCRKPN; translated from the exons ATGATACAAGAGGTTGATGAACTCATCCAAGCTTTGATCATAGAAATGGCTTCCGCCATGTTGCTAAAAATTAGTCTTGCATGCTTTGCTATAGTATTCCTGTCTTCGACCTCTGTGTATGCTCAACTTAGTGCAAACTTTTATGCCAAGTCTTGTCCTCAACTATTGTCCACAGTCAAGGCGGCAGTGAAGAAAGCAGTGGCCAATGAAAAACGAATGGGTGCATCGTTACTTCGCTTACATTTTCATGACTGTTTCGTCAAT GGCTGCGATGGATCTATTCTGCTAGATGACTCTTCAAGTTTAACTGGTGAGAAAACTGCAGTCCCAAATCTTAATTCGGTTAGAGGTTTCGACGTCATAGACAACATCAAATCCCAGGTCGAAAAAGTTTGCAGTGGAGTAGTTTCATGTGCCGATATTTTGACAATAGCTGCTCGTGATTCTGTTGTGGAA TTGGGAGGTCCTTCTTGGACAGTCCCATTGGGAAGAAGGGATTCCAGAACAGCGAGCAAACGTGGTGCAAATAATAACATTCCACCACCGACTTCCAGTCTAAGTAACCTCATCTCTAAATTTCAGGCACAGGGACTTTCTACAAAAGAAATGGTAGCACTTGCAG GAGGTCACACAATCGGTCAGGCAAGATGCACCAGTTTCAGAGCTCACATCTACAATGATTCCAACATAGTGAAGACATATGCTACTTCTTTGCAGGCAAAATGTCCGAGAAGTGGTAGTGACAACAACCTCTCTCCTTTAGATCTCCAAACTCCCACCGTCTTTGAAAACAACTACTACAAAAATCTCCAAAACCAGAAAGGGCTCTTACACTCTGATCAGCAGCTTTTCAATGGAGGGTCTACAGATTCTCAGGTTAAAACATACAGTAGCAATCAGAATGCCTTCTTCAATGATTTCGCAGCCGCCATGGTGAAGATGGGGAACATTAAGCCTCTGACTGGTAGCAGCGGAGAGATCCGAAAGAATTGTAGGAAGCCCAACTAA